One segment of Actinomyces sp. 432 DNA contains the following:
- a CDS encoding AAA family ATPase, which yields MRAVRAEVAKAVVGQDPAVTGLVIAMLAGGHVLLEGVPGVAKTLLVRSLAASLDIGTKRLQFTPDLMPGDVTGSLIYDARTAEFSFREGPVFTNLLLADEINRTPPKTQAALLEAMEEHQVSVDGSPRALPDPFMVVATQNPVEYEGTYPLPEAQLDRFLLKLILPLPERGEELEVLSRHSTGFNPRDLPAAGLQAVASPADLATAREQVRTVSASPEVLAYIVDLVRATRTSPSVALGVSPRGATALLATAKAWAWLSGRGFVTPDDVKALALPTLRHRIQLRAEAELEGVSTESVVNGALRAVPVPR from the coding sequence CTGCGGGCGGTACGCGCCGAGGTCGCCAAGGCGGTTGTCGGCCAGGATCCGGCCGTCACCGGGCTGGTGATCGCCATGCTCGCCGGTGGCCACGTGCTCTTAGAGGGTGTGCCCGGGGTGGCCAAGACCCTGCTGGTGCGCTCCCTGGCCGCCTCCCTTGACATTGGTACCAAGCGCCTGCAGTTCACGCCCGATCTGATGCCCGGCGACGTGACCGGTTCGCTGATCTATGACGCCCGCACCGCCGAGTTCTCCTTCCGGGAGGGCCCGGTGTTCACCAACCTGCTGCTCGCCGACGAGATCAACCGCACCCCGCCCAAAACCCAGGCCGCCCTGCTGGAGGCGATGGAGGAGCACCAGGTGTCGGTCGACGGCTCCCCGCGCGCGCTGCCCGATCCATTCATGGTGGTGGCGACCCAGAACCCGGTGGAGTACGAGGGCACGTACCCGCTGCCGGAGGCGCAGCTGGACCGTTTCCTGCTCAAGCTCATCCTGCCCCTGCCGGAGCGCGGTGAGGAGCTTGAGGTGCTGTCCCGCCACTCCACCGGATTCAATCCCCGGGACCTGCCGGCGGCGGGCCTGCAGGCCGTGGCCTCTCCCGCGGACCTGGCAACCGCTAGGGAGCAGGTGCGCACCGTCAGCGCCTCACCGGAGGTGCTCGCCTATATCGTGGACCTGGTACGGGCCACCCGCACCTCGCCGTCGGTCGCCCTGGGCGTGTCTCCCCGCGGGGCGACGGCGCTCCTGGCCACCGCCAAGGCCTGGGCCTGGTTGTCGGGACGCGGCTTCGTCACCCCCGACGACGTCAAGGCGCTCGCTCTGCCGACGCTGCGCCACCGCATCCAGCTGCGGGCCGAGGCCGAGCTGGAGGGCGTGTCCACCGAGTCAGTGGTCAACGGTGCCCTGCGTGCGGTGCCGGTGCCGCGGTAG
- a CDS encoding DUF3499 domain-containing protein, with translation MRRVRHCRRPGCENPAVATLTSVYADSTIVLGPLATQAQPEAYDLCQKHVESFTAPRGWQVIRLATDFQPAPPSDDDLTALADAVREASRAPRPKPQPAEHAGRPTGLLPTSLTAPLPDHLTGLGDGEITRRGHLRVLRGEKTED, from the coding sequence GTGAGAAGAGTCCGCCACTGCCGCAGGCCCGGATGCGAGAACCCGGCCGTAGCCACCTTGACCAGCGTGTACGCCGACTCCACGATCGTGCTCGGCCCGCTGGCCACGCAGGCCCAGCCGGAGGCCTACGACCTGTGCCAGAAGCACGTGGAGTCCTTCACCGCGCCACGCGGCTGGCAGGTAATCCGGCTCGCCACGGACTTCCAGCCGGCACCGCCGTCGGACGACGACCTGACCGCCCTGGCCGACGCCGTCCGGGAGGCGTCACGCGCGCCGCGGCCCAAGCCGCAGCCGGCCGAGCACGCCGGCCGCCCCACCGGCCTGCTGCCCACATCACTGACCGCCCCGCTGCCGGATCACCTGACCGGACTGGGCGACGGCGAGATCACCCGGCGGGGCCACCTGCGGGTGCTGCGCGGCGAGAAGACCGAGGACTGA
- a CDS encoding DUF5719 family protein, whose product MSSSRRKLFFAALRLTAVLLVLAAVVGLTWWGTRTPRATSQNVTAIAMPAPGADIVYGCPAAPRNTIGGVDVGEAASTTAITARDEDSVLTYGTEEIGGTTTLAQADGGILTVGGPGGGSAGAIGTVTWLTPSGDLRGLAAAPCTTPASVAWIVGGSADIGASSELRLTNPGLTTVTATIHLYGSTGELTLPSSGQVSVSAGQTATLLLEVAGAADDRLALSVEADGGTLIPVLVTESLDGETPAGVDTLTPGAAPATDLAIPGVVLVDAADQGEAQVDGAVSSDAPLVRVVNPADVPTTVSISLLGPGGEEQLAGATAVIVDAGAVFDFSLAGVRPGAYGVRVTSDTPVGAAVKLVRSAGEYPDRSGALAHDIAWVQATTDATRGSALALPRAGGLEPTVVLTNTGPDAATVALASVGGDWEQELSVPAGATLTVPTPAEANALEISGPAGQQVVAAAVVTAQVGEDVPGELISVLPAVLDADVQGTRSLLLH is encoded by the coding sequence ATGAGCTCATCACGCCGCAAACTGTTCTTCGCGGCCCTGCGCCTGACTGCCGTACTGCTGGTCCTGGCGGCCGTGGTCGGCCTGACCTGGTGGGGCACCCGCACACCCCGCGCCACCAGCCAGAATGTGACCGCCATTGCGATGCCTGCGCCTGGTGCGGACATCGTCTACGGCTGCCCGGCGGCGCCGCGCAACACCATCGGCGGCGTCGACGTCGGGGAGGCGGCCAGCACGACCGCCATCACCGCCCGCGACGAGGACTCAGTGCTGACCTACGGCACGGAGGAGATTGGTGGAACCACCACCCTCGCCCAGGCCGACGGCGGCATCCTTACCGTGGGGGGGCCGGGCGGCGGCTCCGCCGGCGCCATCGGCACCGTCACCTGGCTGACCCCCTCCGGCGATTTGCGCGGACTGGCCGCCGCCCCGTGCACCACGCCCGCCTCCGTGGCCTGGATCGTGGGCGGCTCGGCCGACATCGGCGCCTCCTCCGAGCTGCGGCTGACAAATCCCGGCCTGACTACCGTCACCGCGACTATTCACCTGTACGGCTCTACCGGTGAGCTGACGCTGCCCTCCTCCGGACAGGTTTCCGTGAGTGCGGGGCAGACCGCGACCCTGCTGCTCGAGGTTGCGGGGGCGGCGGACGACCGGCTGGCGCTGAGCGTGGAGGCCGACGGCGGCACGCTCATCCCGGTCCTGGTGACCGAGTCACTCGACGGGGAGACCCCCGCCGGCGTGGACACGCTGACGCCCGGTGCCGCCCCGGCCACCGATCTGGCCATACCCGGAGTCGTGCTCGTGGACGCCGCCGATCAGGGGGAGGCCCAGGTTGACGGCGCCGTCTCCTCCGATGCGCCGCTGGTGCGGGTGGTGAACCCCGCAGACGTGCCGACGACCGTATCCATCTCCCTGCTTGGCCCCGGGGGCGAGGAGCAGTTGGCCGGTGCCACCGCGGTGATCGTGGATGCGGGCGCGGTATTCGACTTCTCCCTGGCGGGTGTGCGGCCCGGCGCCTACGGGGTGCGCGTCACGTCTGATACGCCCGTCGGCGCCGCCGTGAAGCTCGTGCGCAGTGCGGGGGAGTACCCCGACCGCTCCGGAGCGCTTGCACACGACATCGCCTGGGTGCAGGCAACCACCGATGCCACCAGGGGCTCAGCCCTGGCACTGCCGCGGGCGGGTGGCCTGGAGCCAACCGTGGTGCTGACCAATACCGGACCGGATGCCGCCACGGTCGCCCTGGCATCCGTGGGCGGGGACTGGGAGCAGGAGCTCAGCGTGCCCGCGGGCGCCACGCTCACCGTCCCGACCCCCGCAGAGGCAAACGCACTGGAGATTTCCGGTCCCGCCGGCCAGCAGGTGGTGGCGGCTGCCGTGGTCACCGCCCAGGTCGGGGAAGATGTGCCCGGAGAGCTCATCTCCGTGCTCCCGGCCGTGCTTGATGCCGATGTCCAGGGGACCCGCAGCCTCCTGCTGCACTGA
- a CDS encoding glycosyltransferase encodes MSLPGSAGPYASPAGTLAVLVSAGVTPYLPETLRAVARQATAPDVLLIVDVASRSNGLGDGTPIEEAVVDSGADSATAVRVVRVPDATGFGDAVKRGLAKYAELVARGNRRRRHGGKLSTGGAGARQGEYLGAGSASGPLTGPTGAMSPISESETLGVAANTPPAEDTADGWRLWLLHDDSAPEPDCLEALERAVRSARSVGLAGPKQVDWDDARELLEVGLCTTASARRANDVVAGEIDQGQYDDRSDMLAVGTAGALIDRSVWDEVDGISPAFPVFDDGLELSRAVRLAGHRVVVVPDAIIRHRRASFLGLRPGQQPQAARGLGRGRSHEPAATAATAIPEPDPDRSFRARRTAQLRAWATFSARPVPLLLAWMVLLGLARAGWRLLTKDPALARDELAAAFGVAGDAGVIRRGRRRLAAHHGVRRSVLAQLYTSAGDIRAARRDRRRQERERMAREAVRSELELRELAVLTRRRRVGLTVTLVAVAAVAAVGMSRLLVTRAVTGGALPSLGSGWRELWDAAWSTWALSGDGYPAAVNPLLAVLSLPVAVGSWFGLGGDALVRILLLLALPLAALGAWYAAGTVTRRVPLRAWAACVWSLAPTLLLAVGQGRLTAVIVHLTLPWALTALARAVGADRRDVVLSGMVGAHHATQEERDELDRFASARIEDLAELSADASPTAEPDAAAPDSSADGRPEDDSQPEGDDQPEAGSAPQLDDGTRAATDADVPVVPVVRAGTTPGSEEETGAEEPAEDPDRPAEELDRPAQEPAEPAEELDQPAEAAAAVPAALLERYGTGSPTAAAVAGLLLSLIVAAAPATAAPIVVGLVLLAVCVRRSALRLLLTLVPVAVTALPAWWRALRLAQSYDAVAAARYLLTDTGVPIAVAPPSTIETVLGMPVDVEYLVDDPALALTLKALLAIVPAAAVSGLVVGGRRGARALAGFLMGLGGLALAGAGTRMITALGTQADGTGAQTVTGWAGTGISFALAGFMAAALAGGDAVWAACFPAYPSVTSPHAGAAGWRRWARVCVVGIGLAALAAPLAVGGAWALAARDSTATGTDAAVMALRPAGSRIPVIASEIQASDAAGRVLVLSAAGDELRVRIWRGDGNQLADVTPDVLAAQLTARLPAAAAPAPPGAPEPNDALGITLTDPADAELADLVVRAAAGQDEHVADGLAAHGIAVVLLTDAAGDGLTASTRAGLDATPGLQQLARTDSGTSWRVSPSNAVESARAVLVTSAGTATTVPADTTGRTAIRTVLEPGTGQRLLILSERNDGTWSAALDGRPLQPAPITDAYGRWRTGFEVPADGGELIVTHGTRIGGLAARGIQAVWVITVLVALPLRRRRTAA; translated from the coding sequence ATGAGCCTGCCGGGAAGCGCCGGACCGTACGCCTCGCCCGCCGGGACCCTCGCGGTCCTCGTCTCAGCCGGGGTAACCCCCTACCTGCCTGAGACCCTACGAGCGGTGGCCCGCCAGGCGACTGCCCCCGATGTCCTGCTCATCGTCGACGTCGCCTCTCGCAGCAATGGCCTGGGTGACGGCACCCCGATCGAGGAGGCGGTAGTCGACTCCGGTGCCGACTCTGCCACCGCCGTGCGCGTGGTGCGTGTACCGGATGCCACCGGGTTCGGCGACGCGGTCAAGCGCGGCCTGGCGAAGTACGCGGAGCTCGTTGCGCGCGGCAACCGCAGACGCCGTCACGGTGGCAAGCTGAGCACCGGCGGTGCCGGTGCGCGGCAGGGGGAGTATCTCGGCGCGGGGTCGGCCTCCGGCCCCCTTACCGGCCCTACCGGTGCCATGTCGCCGATATCGGAGTCCGAGACGCTTGGGGTAGCGGCTAACACGCCCCCCGCTGAGGACACCGCCGACGGCTGGCGCCTGTGGCTGCTGCATGACGACTCAGCCCCGGAGCCCGACTGCCTGGAGGCGCTGGAGCGCGCGGTCCGGTCGGCCCGCTCCGTGGGCCTGGCAGGTCCCAAGCAGGTTGACTGGGACGATGCCCGCGAACTCTTGGAGGTCGGGCTGTGCACCACAGCCTCGGCCCGGCGAGCCAATGATGTAGTAGCCGGTGAGATCGACCAGGGACAGTACGACGACCGGTCGGACATGCTCGCGGTCGGTACCGCCGGGGCATTGATCGACCGGTCCGTTTGGGATGAGGTGGACGGCATCTCGCCCGCCTTCCCGGTGTTCGATGACGGGCTGGAGCTGTCCCGGGCGGTGCGCCTGGCGGGTCACCGCGTGGTAGTGGTCCCGGATGCCATTATCCGCCACCGCCGTGCCAGCTTCCTCGGCCTGCGGCCCGGCCAGCAGCCTCAGGCGGCGCGCGGACTCGGTCGTGGGCGCTCTCACGAGCCGGCCGCCACCGCGGCGACCGCCATTCCCGAGCCCGATCCCGATCGCTCTTTTCGCGCCCGGCGCACGGCCCAGCTGAGGGCGTGGGCGACATTCTCGGCTCGCCCCGTGCCGCTGCTGCTCGCCTGGATGGTTCTGCTGGGCCTGGCGCGCGCCGGCTGGCGCCTGCTGACCAAGGACCCCGCGCTGGCTCGGGACGAGCTGGCTGCCGCCTTCGGCGTCGCCGGTGACGCCGGTGTGATACGCCGTGGCCGCAGGCGCCTGGCCGCGCACCACGGCGTGCGCCGCTCGGTGCTGGCGCAGTTGTACACCAGCGCCGGCGATATCCGGGCCGCCCGCCGCGACCGCCGGCGGCAGGAACGCGAGCGCATGGCCCGGGAAGCCGTTCGCAGCGAGCTGGAGCTGCGCGAGCTGGCAGTTCTCACCCGTCGGCGACGAGTCGGCCTGACGGTCACCCTCGTAGCCGTTGCCGCTGTTGCCGCAGTCGGGATGTCACGGCTGCTGGTCACTCGGGCAGTGACTGGCGGGGCCCTGCCCTCCCTCGGCTCGGGCTGGCGCGAGCTGTGGGATGCCGCCTGGTCCACCTGGGCACTGTCGGGGGACGGCTATCCCGCCGCCGTGAACCCGCTGCTGGCGGTGCTGTCCCTACCCGTGGCGGTGGGCTCCTGGTTCGGACTTGGTGGCGACGCCCTGGTGCGCATCCTGCTGCTACTGGCCCTTCCTCTGGCGGCGCTCGGCGCCTGGTACGCGGCCGGGACCGTTACTCGCCGAGTCCCGCTGCGAGCCTGGGCTGCGTGCGTGTGGTCACTGGCGCCGACCCTGCTACTGGCCGTCGGGCAGGGACGGCTGACCGCTGTCATCGTGCACCTGACGCTGCCGTGGGCACTGACGGCCTTGGCTCGCGCCGTGGGCGCGGATCGGCGCGACGTGGTCCTGTCCGGGATGGTCGGTGCGCATCACGCCACCCAGGAGGAGCGCGATGAGCTGGACCGGTTCGCCTCCGCCCGGATCGAGGACCTGGCTGAGCTCTCCGCCGATGCCTCACCCACCGCGGAGCCGGACGCTGCCGCGCCCGACTCGTCGGCTGATGGCCGACCGGAGGACGATAGCCAGCCGGAGGGCGATGATCAGCCGGAAGCCGGATCGGCGCCCCAGTTAGACGATGGGACTCGCGCGGCTACGGATGCGGACGTACCTGTCGTGCCCGTCGTGCGGGCCGGCACCACCCCGGGGAGCGAGGAGGAAACGGGCGCGGAAGAGCCCGCGGAAGATCCGGACCGGCCTGCGGAAGAGCTCGACCGGCCAGCGCAGGAGCCCGCCGAGCCCGCGGAAGAGTTGGACCAGCCCGCGGAAGCGGCCGCCGCGGTCCCGGCGGCGCTCCTGGAGCGCTACGGGACCGGCTCCCCCACCGCCGCCGCGGTCGCCGGGCTGCTGCTGAGCCTGATCGTGGCCGCCGCACCCGCAACGGCCGCGCCTATAGTGGTGGGCCTGGTGCTGCTGGCGGTGTGCGTGCGTCGCAGCGCCCTGCGGCTGTTGCTGACGCTGGTGCCGGTTGCGGTCACCGCCCTGCCCGCCTGGTGGCGTGCACTGCGCCTGGCGCAGTCCTATGACGCCGTCGCCGCCGCGCGCTACCTGCTCACTGACACCGGCGTGCCCATCGCCGTAGCCCCACCCAGCACCATTGAGACCGTCCTGGGCATGCCCGTCGACGTCGAGTACCTGGTCGACGACCCCGCCCTCGCGCTGACGCTGAAGGCCCTGCTGGCCATTGTTCCCGCGGCGGCCGTGTCAGGCCTGGTGGTCGGCGGGCGCCGCGGCGCCCGGGCGCTGGCAGGTTTCCTGATGGGGCTGGGCGGCCTGGCCCTGGCCGGTGCTGGAACGCGCATGATTACAGCCCTGGGCACGCAGGCTGACGGCACCGGCGCACAAACCGTCACCGGCTGGGCGGGGACGGGCATCTCCTTCGCCCTGGCGGGATTCATGGCGGCGGCACTGGCCGGGGGCGACGCGGTGTGGGCCGCGTGCTTCCCCGCGTACCCTTCGGTGACGTCCCCGCATGCAGGCGCGGCCGGCTGGCGGCGCTGGGCCCGCGTGTGCGTGGTGGGCATCGGCCTCGCAGCCCTCGCCGCCCCCTTGGCGGTGGGCGGTGCCTGGGCCCTGGCCGCACGCGACTCGACGGCCACCGGCACCGACGCGGCAGTCATGGCACTGCGGCCGGCCGGGAGCCGGATACCCGTGATCGCCTCCGAGATCCAGGCCTCCGACGCCGCCGGGCGGGTCCTGGTCCTCTCCGCGGCCGGAGATGAGCTGCGCGTGCGGATCTGGCGCGGCGATGGCAACCAACTGGCCGACGTCACCCCCGATGTCCTGGCTGCGCAGCTCACTGCGCGCCTACCCGCAGCCGCAGCGCCTGCCCCTCCCGGCGCTCCTGAGCCGAATGATGCCCTCGGCATCACGCTGACCGACCCGGCCGACGCCGAACTGGCAGACCTGGTGGTGCGCGCCGCCGCCGGACAGGACGAGCACGTCGCCGACGGCCTGGCGGCTCACGGCATCGCGGTGGTGCTGCTCACCGATGCGGCCGGAGACGGGCTGACGGCGTCCACCCGCGCGGGCCTGGACGCCACGCCGGGCCTACAGCAACTGGCGCGCACCGACTCGGGCACGTCTTGGCGCGTGTCCCCCAGCAACGCCGTCGAGTCCGCCCGCGCCGTGCTCGTCACCAGCGCCGGCACCGCCACCACCGTGCCCGCGGACACGACCGGCAGGACCGCCATCCGCACCGTCCTGGAGCCGGGAACCGGCCAGCGGCTGCTCATCCTGTCCGAGCGCAACGACGGCACCTGGAGCGCAGCGCTGGACGGGCGCCCGCTCCAGCCCGCCCCCATCACCGACGCATACGGCCGCTGGCGCACCGGCTTCGAGGTCCCCGCCGACGGCGGCGAGCTCATCGTCACCCACGGCACTCGCATCGGCGGCCTCGCCGCCCGCGGAATCCAGGCCGTGTGGGTGATCACTGTGCTGGTGGCCCTGCCCCTGCGTCGCAGGAGGACTGCCGCATGA
- a CDS encoding WhiB family transcriptional regulator codes for MLGDDDPDEGPLAWQERALCAQTDPEAFFPEKGGSTREAKRVCASCEVREECLEYALANDERFGIWGGLSERERRKLKRRAV; via the coding sequence CTGCTCGGCGACGACGATCCCGATGAGGGCCCCCTGGCCTGGCAGGAGCGCGCGCTGTGCGCTCAGACCGACCCCGAGGCCTTCTTCCCTGAGAAGGGTGGCTCCACGCGCGAAGCCAAGCGCGTGTGCGCCTCCTGCGAAGTCCGTGAGGAATGCCTGGAGTACGCCCTGGCCAATGACGAGCGCTTCGGGATTTGGGGAGGACTGTCTGAGCGCGAGCGCCGCAAGCTCAAACGGCGCGCGGTATGA
- a CDS encoding metallopeptidase family protein, with protein MARSSQLPPAPIPASPRRRDRHGRGLRGPLLPPHLPAWRTRAERFDAMVIAAADALSRRHPEITQMQFAVEEVPPSDPAPWEQGVVLGRGFAAEPRAGLPTRIVLYRRPIVSRAADDAELAELVRRVVVEQVALVLGRRPEEIDPDL; from the coding sequence GTGGCTCGGTCATCCCAACTGCCCCCGGCACCCATCCCGGCGTCCCCGCGTCGGCGCGACCGCCACGGTCGCGGGCTGCGGGGCCCGCTGCTGCCGCCCCACCTGCCCGCCTGGCGCACCCGGGCCGAGCGCTTCGACGCCATGGTGATCGCCGCCGCCGACGCACTGTCCCGCCGGCACCCGGAGATCACCCAAATGCAGTTCGCCGTCGAGGAGGTTCCGCCCTCAGACCCCGCACCGTGGGAGCAGGGGGTTGTGCTCGGCCGGGGATTCGCTGCGGAGCCGCGCGCCGGACTGCCCACCCGGATCGTCCTGTACCGGCGTCCCATAGTCTCCCGCGCCGCAGATGACGCCGAGCTGGCAGAGCTCGTGCGGCGCGTCGTAGTTGAGCAGGTGGCGCTGGTGCTCGGGCGCCGTCCGGAGGAGATCGACCCGGATCTGTGA
- a CDS encoding DUF58 domain-containing protein has translation MYLTMRAVWLLAVGAVLVPLVPRPGTVVAWTALVAALVAVDVAAAPSPRGLRATRSVPRSVRLGETVTETLTLFNTTGRSMSALVRDAWQPSAGASHERRALTVPAGRQRRLRTQLTPTRRGDRIADLVTVRVRGPLGLAGRQASLHVPARLRVLPRFASRRHLPSKLSRLREMDGRSAVMVHGAGTEFDSLREYVVGDDVRSIDWRSTARRAEVVVRTWRPERDRRVLIVVDTGRMAAARLDDAPRLDAQIEAMLLLAALAARAGDRVDAVATDVQTRAQVRGVSGSALLGALADAFAPLQPALVETNWTLVAATVEASLSQHALVVVLTGLDGAGANADMLRALGIMARKHTVVVASATDPGLEHLRSRRDDAESVYTAAAAERELVELSAVRARLRRAGVEVVEEQPGALAPALADAYLALKAAGRL, from the coding sequence GTGTACCTGACCATGCGCGCCGTCTGGCTGCTTGCCGTCGGCGCCGTCCTCGTGCCGCTCGTGCCCCGCCCGGGCACCGTCGTAGCGTGGACGGCCCTGGTGGCTGCGCTGGTGGCGGTGGATGTGGCGGCGGCGCCCTCGCCGCGGGGCCTGCGCGCCACCAGGTCGGTGCCCCGCTCCGTCCGCCTGGGTGAGACCGTCACCGAGACGCTGACCCTGTTCAACACCACTGGGCGCAGCATGTCCGCCCTGGTTCGGGACGCCTGGCAGCCTTCGGCAGGTGCCTCCCACGAGCGCCGCGCATTGACGGTCCCGGCTGGGCGCCAGCGCCGCCTACGCACCCAGCTGACCCCCACCCGGCGTGGCGACCGCATCGCCGACCTGGTAACCGTGCGCGTGCGCGGCCCCCTGGGGCTGGCCGGCCGGCAGGCCTCGCTGCATGTGCCGGCCAGGCTGCGGGTGCTGCCCCGCTTCGCCTCCCGCAGGCACCTGCCCTCCAAATTGTCCCGGCTGCGGGAGATGGACGGGCGTAGCGCCGTAATGGTGCACGGGGCCGGCACCGAGTTTGACTCCCTGCGCGAGTACGTCGTCGGCGACGACGTGCGTTCCATCGACTGGCGATCCACGGCCCGACGCGCGGAGGTGGTGGTGCGCACCTGGAGGCCGGAGCGGGACCGCCGGGTACTGATAGTGGTGGACACCGGGAGGATGGCGGCGGCGCGCCTGGATGACGCTCCCCGGCTGGACGCGCAGATCGAGGCGATGCTGCTGCTGGCGGCGCTGGCAGCGCGCGCCGGGGACCGGGTGGACGCCGTGGCCACAGACGTACAGACCCGGGCGCAGGTGCGGGGCGTGTCCGGATCCGCCCTCCTGGGCGCGCTGGCGGACGCATTCGCCCCGCTGCAGCCGGCGCTGGTGGAGACCAACTGGACCCTGGTGGCGGCGACGGTGGAGGCGTCCTTGTCCCAGCACGCCCTGGTAGTGGTGCTGACCGGGCTGGACGGGGCGGGAGCCAACGCCGACATGCTGCGGGCCCTGGGCATTATGGCCCGCAAGCACACGGTAGTAGTGGCCTCCGCTACCGATCCGGGCCTGGAGCACCTGCGCTCCCGGCGTGATGACGCCGAAAGCGTTTACACGGCTGCCGCCGCCGAGCGCGAGCTGGTAGAGCTCAGCGCAGTGCGAGCGCGTCTGCGCCGCGCCGGCGTGGAGGTGGTGGAGGAGCAGCCGGGCGCCCTGGCTCCGGCACTTGCCGACGCCTACCTGGCGCTCAAGGCTGCGGGGAGGCTGTGA
- a CDS encoding stage II sporulation protein M — protein MDIDAFAAAHRDQWDRLDQLTSRRRLTGAEADELVSLYRATAAHLSRIRTGAPDPVLLAELSTRIAAARGRITGTREARMSDLRRFWVASVPAALYRLRWWTVAVTAVEIAIAVIVGVWTLRSPEAMAALGSQSELDTYAQESFEAYYSNYAPSEFAGQVWTNNARVAALCVASGITGVLPAYVLFANAVNVGQAGAIMADHGLLGQFFALITPHGLLELTCVFVAGAAGLKLFWTMLAPGDRSRGVALAAEGRALITVAAGLTVALAVSGFIEAFVTPAPLPWLLKGTIGALALAVFWAYTLLPGRRAVMAGHTGDLETDEAGAIQAEAG, from the coding sequence GTGGACATTGACGCCTTTGCCGCAGCGCACCGCGACCAGTGGGACCGCCTGGACCAGCTCACGTCCCGCCGTCGGCTCACCGGAGCCGAGGCGGACGAGCTGGTATCCCTTTACCGGGCCACTGCCGCGCACCTGTCCCGGATCCGCACCGGCGCGCCCGACCCGGTGCTGCTGGCCGAGCTGTCCACCAGGATTGCGGCGGCGCGCGGACGCATAACCGGCACGCGCGAGGCGCGTATGAGCGATCTCAGGCGCTTCTGGGTGGCCAGCGTCCCCGCAGCCCTGTACCGGCTGCGCTGGTGGACCGTGGCGGTGACGGCGGTAGAGATCGCGATCGCCGTGATCGTGGGCGTGTGGACGCTGCGCAGTCCCGAGGCCATGGCCGCGCTCGGGTCGCAAAGTGAACTGGACACCTACGCGCAGGAGTCCTTCGAGGCCTACTACTCCAATTACGCCCCCTCGGAGTTCGCCGGCCAGGTGTGGACTAACAACGCCCGCGTCGCCGCCCTGTGCGTGGCCAGCGGCATCACCGGGGTGCTGCCGGCCTACGTGCTGTTCGCCAACGCGGTGAACGTCGGGCAGGCCGGCGCCATCATGGCTGACCACGGCCTGCTCGGGCAGTTCTTCGCCCTGATCACCCCGCACGGGCTGCTGGAGCTGACCTGCGTATTCGTGGCCGGCGCCGCGGGCCTGAAACTGTTCTGGACCATGCTGGCGCCCGGGGACCGGTCGCGCGGCGTGGCGCTCGCGGCGGAGGGCCGCGCCCTGATCACAGTTGCGGCGGGGCTGACGGTGGCGCTGGCGGTCTCCGGATTCATCGAGGCCTTCGTGACCCCGGCACCGCTGCCTTGGCTGCTCAAGGGCACGATCGGTGCGCTGGCCCTGGCGGTGTTCTGGGCGTACACCCTGCTGCCGGGGCGTCGGGCGGTCATGGCCGGGCACACCGGAGACCTGGAGACCGACGAGGCCGGCGCGATCCAGGCTGAGGCCGGCTGA
- a CDS encoding RDD family protein: MVNEAAASSERMMTPDLMITGEAVALEVLPASPGSRILSGFIDYALYAAGLLVSVVTGLLIGDRVIPHPSEALVMALVALVALGWMVVVPLGVEVLTRGRSAGRMVTGSRIVRDDGGAVRLRHSLVRVLVGVVEIWLLAGVPAVSACVVTRRGKRLGDLLAGTYAVRERSGGVDAPPILIPPELAAWAADADLRALPGHLALVIRTFLQRASSMQPQARLRLGLQLAAQAEPYVAPPPPPHTHPERFLAALLAARRDREFMLELRDRRLEDDARAALRTAPFDVAAPARGK; encoded by the coding sequence ATGGTGAATGAGGCTGCCGCCTCGTCCGAGCGGATGATGACGCCGGACCTGATGATCACCGGTGAGGCCGTAGCTCTGGAGGTGCTTCCCGCCTCCCCCGGATCTCGCATCCTGTCCGGGTTCATCGACTACGCCCTGTATGCCGCCGGCCTGCTGGTCTCCGTGGTCACGGGCCTCCTGATCGGTGACCGGGTCATTCCCCACCCGTCCGAGGCGCTGGTGATGGCGCTGGTGGCCCTGGTGGCCCTGGGCTGGATGGTGGTGGTGCCGCTGGGAGTGGAGGTACTCACGCGGGGGCGCTCCGCCGGGCGGATGGTCACCGGCTCCCGCATCGTCCGCGACGACGGCGGAGCGGTGCGGTTGCGCCACAGCCTGGTGCGAGTCCTGGTGGGCGTCGTCGAGATCTGGCTGCTCGCTGGGGTGCCGGCGGTGTCAGCGTGCGTGGTCACCCGCCGCGGCAAGCGCCTGGGTGACCTGCTGGCGGGCACCTATGCGGTTCGTGAGCGCAGCGGCGGGGTTGATGCGCCGCCGATCCTCATTCCCCCGGAGCTGGCCGCCTGGGCCGCCGACGCCGATCTGCGCGCCCTTCCCGGGCACCTGGCGCTCGTCATCCGGACCTTCCTGCAGCGGGCGTCATCCATGCAGCCCCAGGCGCGGCTGCGGCTGGGGCTGCAGCTGGCCGCGCAGGCGGAGCCCTACGTGGCCCCGCCACCGCCCCCGCACACGCACCCGGAGCGCTTCCTGGCGGCCCTGCTCGCGGCACGGCGGGACCGAGAGTTCATGCTTGAGCTGCGGGACCGGCGCCTGGAGGACGATGCGCGCGCCGCCTTGCGCACGGCGCCGTTTGATGTGGCCGCACCCGCGCGGGGGAAGTGA